The following are encoded in a window of Mycobacterium decipiens genomic DNA:
- a CDS encoding putative immunity protein: MDELRIVARYGAELADGLLPIFELACPDDPRPRTAVAAAWEFVHGAPRTRLQRITSMDAHRAATAAPAEAPRLAAQAAGDAASAAYLHPIAKAHQVGHILRAAANAARVAEISAPSVPAAAAQAAIQRACQLATPALIAVLRRYPQAPAGKSRTAQLMTTLDLTLRATQ, encoded by the coding sequence ATGGACGAACTACGCATTGTCGCCCGATATGGAGCCGAGCTGGCTGACGGTCTGCTTCCAATTTTCGAACTCGCATGCCCAGACGATCCGCGCCCGAGAACGGCCGTGGCGGCAGCATGGGAGTTCGTGCACGGTGCGCCCCGGACCAGACTTCAGCGGATCACATCGATGGACGCACACCGCGCCGCGACGGCAGCCCCCGCCGAAGCGCCTCGCCTGGCCGCGCAAGCAGCTGGCGACGCCGCCTCCGCAGCTTATCTACATCCCATCGCCAAAGCCCACCAGGTCGGCCACATCTTGCGCGCCGCCGCCAACGCGGCACGCGTAGCCGAGATCAGTGCCCCGTCCGTGCCCGCAGCGGCGGCTCAAGCAGCGATCCAACGGGCGTGCCAGCTTGCCACCCCGGCGTTGATCGCCGTCCTGCGTCGATATCCGCAAGCGCCAGCGGGCAAAAGCCGTACCGCGCAACTCATGACGACATTGGACTTAACATTACGCGCGACTCAGTGA
- a CDS encoding epoxide hydrolase family protein translates to MRPFRIDVPNDVLDDLNSRLARTRWPEAECVDDWSQGVPLGYTRELAAYWANEYDWRSREAALNRFDQFITEIDGLDLHFIHQRSAHENAFPLLITHGWPGSIVEFHKVIEPLTDPTAHGGRAEDAFHVICPALPGYGFSGKPTGTGWGVEKIAQAWETLMLRLGYQRYGAQGGDWGAAVTTQIGRNGGHCVAIHLNMPIAWPTPEALNNPTEEEQQALAALAYHRKWGTGYSKLQSTRPQTVGYGLVDSPVGQLAWIVEKFWAWMDCDGYPENVLSRDELLDNVMMYWVTGTAASSARLYWESMKSFEPTGRVEVPTGVASFPKEILRASRTWCEPNYNITHWTTMPRGGHFAAFEQPELFVEDVREFFATVRGAR, encoded by the coding sequence ATGAGGCCGTTTCGCATCGACGTTCCCAACGACGTTCTCGACGACCTGAATTCGCGTTTGGCGCGCACTCGGTGGCCGGAAGCCGAATGCGTGGACGACTGGAGCCAGGGCGTCCCATTGGGCTATACCCGCGAGCTGGCCGCGTACTGGGCCAACGAATACGACTGGCGGTCGCGGGAGGCCGCGCTGAACCGTTTCGACCAGTTCATCACCGAAATCGATGGATTGGACCTCCATTTCATCCACCAGCGGTCCGCTCACGAGAACGCTTTCCCATTGCTGATCACGCACGGTTGGCCTGGTTCGATCGTGGAATTCCACAAGGTGATCGAGCCGCTGACCGATCCGACGGCCCATGGTGGACGTGCCGAAGACGCCTTCCACGTCATCTGTCCGGCATTGCCCGGGTACGGCTTTTCCGGCAAGCCCACCGGGACGGGGTGGGGCGTCGAAAAGATCGCGCAGGCCTGGGAGACGCTCATGCTGCGCCTTGGCTACCAGCGCTACGGTGCCCAGGGCGGCGACTGGGGCGCCGCGGTCACCACCCAGATTGGCCGCAACGGCGGTCACTGCGTAGCAATTCATCTGAATATGCCGATCGCCTGGCCCACGCCCGAGGCCCTCAACAATCCCACCGAGGAGGAGCAACAGGCCCTGGCCGCGTTGGCCTACCACCGGAAGTGGGGCACCGGCTATTCCAAGCTGCAATCCACTCGGCCGCAGACGGTGGGCTACGGCCTGGTCGATTCGCCGGTGGGCCAACTGGCGTGGATCGTCGAGAAGTTCTGGGCGTGGATGGACTGCGACGGATACCCCGAGAATGTGCTCAGCCGGGACGAGCTGCTGGACAACGTGATGATGTATTGGGTGACCGGCACCGCCGCTTCCTCAGCCCGGTTGTACTGGGAAAGCATGAAGAGCTTTGAGCCGACGGGCCGTGTCGAAGTGCCGACCGGGGTCGCGTCCTTCCCCAAGGAGATCCTGCGCGCCTCGCGGACGTGGTGCGAGCCGAACTACAACATCACCCACTGGACGACCATGCCGCGCGGTGGGCACTTTGCCGCATTCGAACAACCGGAGCTGTTCGTCGAGGACGTACGTGAGTTCTTTGCGACAGTGCGGGGAGCGCGTTAG
- a CDS encoding peroxiredoxin, with amino-acid sequence MLDVGTTAPDFTLRDQNQQHVTLSGYRGAEGAKNVLLVFFPLAFTGICQGELDQLRDHQPAFENDDSAVLAISVGPPPTHKIWATQSGFTFPVLSDFWPHGAVSQAYGVFNDQAGIANRGTFVVDRSGIIRFAEMKQPGEVRDQRLWTDALVALRA; translated from the coding sequence ATGTTGGACGTGGGAACCACCGCCCCTGACTTCACGCTGCGTGACCAGAATCAGCAGCACGTCACGCTCAGCGGCTACCGGGGCGCTGAGGGCGCCAAGAACGTGCTGCTGGTGTTCTTCCCGTTGGCGTTCACCGGCATCTGCCAGGGCGAGCTGGACCAGTTGCGGGATCACCAGCCCGCATTCGAGAACGACGACAGTGCGGTGCTGGCGATATCGGTGGGCCCGCCGCCCACTCACAAAATTTGGGCCACCCAGAGCGGATTCACGTTTCCGGTGCTATCGGACTTCTGGCCGCACGGCGCGGTCAGCCAGGCCTACGGCGTGTTCAATGACCAGGCCGGCATCGCCAACCGTGGCACTTTTGTGGTCGACCGGTCGGGGATCATTCGGTTCGCCGAGATGAAGCAGCCGGGTGAAGTTCGCGACCAGCGGCTGTGGACGGACGCGCTGGTGGCGCTACGGGCCTGA
- a CDS encoding PPE family protein produces the protein MTTPVWFASPPEVHSAMLSAGAGPGPMVAAAESWRSLGAAYAEEAEELGALLAEVQAGAWQGPSAASFAAAYGPYLAWLTQTSADCMAVASRLETTAAGHVSALAAMPTLVELEANHVIHGALLATNFFGINTIPIALNEADYVRMWIEAATTMGGYDAVSAAALATAPHTTPAPPILKSGVSQVSSLPPPPNPPWWSIMWHLLEAVAQVLSQAVSQLVSEVFHFAWEFIYDLLQLVVAYAVLVAGYLLQMMKILNLLIADLLVLLLDQVQLVLEFLYITLRATIALGTLLAQFLGKVLETLSWAVEQTIAAIAQAIRELLGGAAIAVEMVGISPVLPQAGVASSVPVGEIATAPVALPAGVATAASPTANTAIAVNTVQPQPGDASAMLPQTRLVSTVGAPSGGSMAVAPEQGADVLGFAGTAPTSAIGSPAGLSISSGSDFGSNLQVPMLPASWDASAHLGTLSTPR, from the coding sequence ATGACGACGCCGGTGTGGTTTGCCTCGCCGCCGGAGGTGCATTCGGCAATGCTGAGCGCCGGTGCCGGCCCTGGCCCAATGGTGGCGGCTGCCGAATCGTGGCGATCGCTGGGTGCTGCCTATGCCGAGGAGGCCGAAGAACTCGGTGCGCTGTTGGCCGAGGTACAGGCCGGGGCGTGGCAGGGGCCCAGCGCGGCCAGTTTCGCCGCCGCATATGGGCCTTATCTGGCGTGGCTGACGCAGACCAGCGCTGATTGCATGGCGGTGGCTTCAAGGTTGGAGACCACCGCAGCGGGACACGTCAGCGCGTTGGCGGCGATGCCGACGTTGGTGGAGTTGGAAGCCAACCACGTCATTCATGGGGCGTTGTTGGCGACCAATTTCTTTGGCATCAACACAATCCCGATCGCGCTCAACGAGGCCGATTACGTTCGGATGTGGATCGAGGCCGCGACCACGATGGGTGGCTACGACGCCGTCAGCGCCGCAGCCCTGGCCACAGCACCACACACCACGCCGGCCCCACCGATACTCAAATCCGGGGTCAGCCAGGTCAGCAGCCTTCCTCCGCCTCCGAATCCGCCTTGGTGGAGCATAATGTGGCACCTCCTCGAGGCGGTGGCGCAAGTGCTAAGCCAGGCCGTCTCCCAGCTGGTCAGCGAAGTGTTCCATTTCGCGTGGGAATTCATCTACGACTTGCTCCAGCTCGTAGTGGCATACGCGGTCCTCGTGGCCGGCTATCTGCTTCAAATGATGAAGATACTGAACCTACTGATCGCCGACCTGCTCGTTTTGCTGTTGGACCAAGTTCAACTCGTGCTTGAATTTCTGTACATCACGCTGCGTGCGACTATCGCATTGGGCACGCTGCTAGCCCAGTTCTTGGGCAAGGTGCTAGAAACGCTGAGTTGGGCGGTCGAGCAGACAATTGCGGCGATAGCTCAGGCGATACGCGAGCTGCTGGGGGGTGCGGCTATTGCTGTGGAAATGGTGGGCATTTCGCCCGTTTTGCCGCAAGCCGGTGTGGCAAGTTCTGTCCCGGTCGGCGAAATCGCCACCGCTCCAGTCGCGCTGCCGGCCGGCGTCGCCACGGCTGCCAGTCCCACCGCGAATACAGCTATTGCGGTAAACACCGTCCAGCCACAACCCGGTGATGCTTCAGCCATGTTGCCGCAAACAAGATTGGTTTCTACCGTAGGGGCCCCCTCGGGCGGCTCGATGGCCGTAGCCCCCGAGCAAGGCGCTGATGTGCTGGGATTTGCCGGGACCGCGCCCACTTCGGCAATCGGGTCGCCCGCCGGATTGTCGATCTCAAGTGGCAGTGACTTTGGGAGCAACCTGCAAGTGCCGATGTTGCCCGCTAGCTGGGACGCTAGTGCACACCTTGGGACGCTGAGCACGCCCAGATAG
- a CDS encoding oxygenase MpaB family protein yields MKRPATRVADLLNPAAMLLPAANVIMQLSLPGVGYGVLESPVDSGNVYKHPFKRARTTGTYLAVATIGTQSDRALIRGAVDGAHRQVRSTSSSPVSYNAFDPKLQLWVAACLYRYFVDQHEFLHGPLEDAAADAVYQDGKRLGTTLQVPEGMWPPDRVAFDEYWKRSLDELQIDPPVREHLRGVASVAFLPLPLRAVAGPFNLFATTGFLAPEFRAMMRLDWSLGQQRRFQWLLSALRLADRLIPHRAWIFVYQLYLWDMRFRARRGWRIV; encoded by the coding sequence ATGAAGCGGCCCGCGACCCGGGTCGCCGACCTGTTGAACCCGGCGGCGATGTTGTTGCCGGCCGCGAACGTCATCATGCAGCTGTCGTTGCCGGGCGTCGGGTATGGCGTGCTGGAAAGTCCGGTGGACAGCGGCAATGTCTATAAGCATCCGTTCAAGCGGGCCCGCACCACCGGTACCTACCTGGCGGTGGCGACCATTGGGACCCAGTCCGACCGCGCGCTGATCCGGGGTGCCGTGGATGGCGCCCACCGGCAGGTGCGGTCGACGTCGTCGAGCCCGGTGTCCTACAACGCCTTCGATCCGAAGCTGCAGCTGTGGGTAGCCGCCTGCCTGTACCGCTATTTTGTGGACCAGCACGAATTCCTGCACGGCCCACTCGAAGACGCCGCCGCCGACGCGGTCTACCAGGACGGCAAGCGGTTGGGGACCACGCTGCAGGTGCCGGAGGGAATGTGGCCACCCGACCGGGTCGCCTTCGACGAATACTGGAAGCGCTCGCTTGATGAGCTGCAGATTGATCCGCCGGTGCGCGAGCATCTTCGGGGGGTGGCCTCGGTGGCGTTTCTACCGTTGCCGTTGCGTGCGGTGGCGGGGCCGTTCAACCTGTTCGCGACGACGGGGTTCTTGGCACCCGAGTTTCGCGCGATGATGCGGTTGGACTGGTCGCTTGGCCAGCAGCGTCGCTTCCAGTGGCTACTTTCCGCGCTGCGGCTAGCCGACCGGCTGATTCCGCATCGGGCCTGGATCTTCGTCTATCAGCTCTACCTCTGGGACATGCGGTTCCGCGCACGACGCGGGTGGCGAATCGTCTAG
- the cobC gene encoding Rv2231c family pyridoxal phosphate-dependent protein CobC — protein MASLNTSPLSAARYHGDQDVAPGMLDFAVNVRHDRPPEWLVRQLAARLPDLARYPSIDDVQRAQDAVAERHCRTRDEVVPLAGAAEGFALLSNLRPVRAAIVAPAFTEPAAALGAAGIAVHHVVLEPPFGLDHAQVPDDADLVVVGNPTNPTSVLHTREQLLALRRPGRILVVDEAFADSVPGENESLAGDSLPDVLVLRSLTKTWSLAGLRVGYALGSPEVLARLTAQRAHWPVGTLQLAAIAACCTPGAVADAAADAVRLVALRAEMVSGLESVGVAVVDGRAPFVLFSAPGADLIRNHLQNKGIAVRRGDTFIGLDARYLRAAVRPEWPQLVQAIAQTTAGVQNGRRR, from the coding sequence GTGGCGAGTCTGAACACGAGCCCGCTTTCGGCGGCGCGGTACCACGGTGATCAGGACGTCGCGCCCGGCATGCTGGACTTCGCTGTCAATGTCCGTCATGACCGACCCCCCGAGTGGTTGGTCCGGCAGCTCGCGGCACGGCTGCCGGATCTGGCCCGGTACCCGAGCATCGACGATGTGCAGCGGGCGCAAGACGCGGTCGCCGAACGCCACTGCAGAACCCGCGACGAAGTGGTGCCGCTCGCCGGGGCGGCAGAAGGGTTCGCGTTGTTGTCCAATCTGCGTCCGGTGCGGGCCGCAATTGTCGCGCCCGCGTTCACCGAGCCGGCCGCAGCGTTAGGCGCGGCCGGAATCGCGGTGCACCATGTCGTGCTAGAGCCGCCGTTTGGCCTCGACCACGCGCAAGTGCCCGACGACGCCGACTTGGTCGTGGTGGGCAATCCGACCAACCCCACCTCGGTGCTGCACACCCGTGAGCAGCTGCTCGCGTTGCGCCGACCGGGGCGGATTCTTGTGGTCGACGAAGCGTTTGCCGATTCGGTTCCCGGCGAGAACGAATCGCTTGCCGGTGACTCGCTGCCTGACGTTCTGGTGCTACGTAGTTTGACAAAGACGTGGTCGCTGGCCGGATTGCGGGTGGGTTATGCCCTTGGCTCGCCAGAGGTGCTCGCCCGATTGACCGCTCAGCGAGCGCACTGGCCGGTGGGCACGCTGCAATTGGCGGCCATCGCGGCGTGTTGCACACCGGGGGCCGTGGCCGACGCCGCAGCGGATGCCGTGCGGTTGGTGGCGTTGCGCGCCGAGATGGTGTCCGGTCTGGAATCGGTGGGTGTCGCAGTGGTCGATGGCCGGGCCCCGTTCGTGTTGTTCAGTGCGCCGGGCGCCGATCTGATCCGAAATCATCTACAGAACAAGGGAATTGCGGTACGGCGTGGTGACACGTTCATTGGCCTGGACGCGCGGTATCTGCGGGCTGCCGTGCGCCCGGAGTGGCCGCAACTAGTCCAAGCCATCGCGCAGACGACTGCGGGTGTGCAGAACGGGAGGCGCCGATGA
- a CDS encoding SURF1 family protein encodes MPRLAFLLRPGWLALALVVIAFTYLCFTVLAPWQLGKNTKTSRENHQIEYSLNTPPVPLKTVLPQQDSSAPEAQWRRVTATGRYLPDLQVLARLRVVEGDQAFEVLVPFVVDGGPTVLVDRGYVRPEPGSHVPPIPHPPVQTVTITARLRDSEPTMAGKDPFSRDGFQQVYSINTAQVAALTRVPLTGSYLQLIEDQPGGLGVLGIPHLDPGPFLSYGIQWISFGILAPIGLGYFAYAEIRARRREKPGSPRPDRPMTVEEKLADRYGRQR; translated from the coding sequence CTGCCCCGCTTGGCGTTCCTGCTGCGGCCGGGCTGGCTGGCGTTAGCCCTGGTCGTCATCGCGTTCACCTACCTATGCTTTACCGTGCTCGCACCATGGCAGCTGGGCAAGAATACAAAAACGTCGCGAGAAAACCACCAGATCGAGTATTCCCTCAACACCCCACCGGTTCCGTTGAAAACCGTGCTACCGCAGCAGGATTCGTCGGCTCCTGAGGCACAGTGGCGCCGGGTGACGGCAACCGGGCGGTACCTTCCGGACCTGCAGGTGCTGGCTCGACTGCGGGTGGTCGAGGGCGACCAGGCGTTTGAGGTGCTGGTTCCATTCGTCGTCGACGGCGGACCAACCGTGCTGGTCGACCGAGGCTACGTGCGGCCGGAGCCGGGCTCTCACGTACCGCCGATCCCCCACCCGCCGGTGCAGACGGTCACCATCACCGCGCGGCTCCGCGACTCCGAACCGACCATGGCGGGCAAAGATCCGTTCTCCAGAGACGGTTTCCAGCAGGTGTATTCGATCAATACCGCACAGGTCGCCGCACTGACCAGAGTCCCGCTGACCGGGTCCTATCTGCAATTGATCGAAGACCAACCCGGCGGGCTCGGCGTGCTCGGCATTCCGCACCTGGATCCCGGGCCGTTCCTGTCCTACGGCATCCAGTGGATCTCGTTCGGCATTCTGGCACCGATCGGACTGGGCTATTTCGCCTACGCCGAGATCCGTGCCCGCCGCCGAGAAAAGCCGGGGTCACCACGGCCGGACAGGCCGATGACGGTCGAGGAGAAACTGGCCGACCGCTATGGGCGCCAGCGGTAG
- a CDS encoding MlaE family ABC transporter permease: MSYIIITQFRRMMARLWGPVDSFGEQALFYGETIRYLPNAITRYRKETIRLVAEMALGSGALVMIGGTVGVAALLTMAGGGVLAVQGYSSLGNIGAQAFTGFLSAFLNVRVVAPVNAGIALAATVGAGATAQLGAMRVSEEIDAVECMAVHSMSYLVSTRLLAGLVAIVPLYSLSVLAAFFAARFTTVFVSGQSAGLYDHYFNTFLVPSDLLWSFLQAIVMAIAVMLVHTYYGYNASGGSVGVGVAVGQAVRTSLVVVVLITLVISLAVYGASGNFNLSG; the protein is encoded by the coding sequence ATGAGCTACATCATCATTACTCAGTTCCGCAGGATGATGGCGAGGTTGTGGGGGCCGGTCGACAGCTTCGGCGAGCAGGCGCTGTTCTACGGCGAAACCATTCGCTACCTCCCCAATGCCATCACCCGCTACCGCAAGGAGACGATTCGGCTGGTAGCCGAGATGGCACTGGGTTCGGGAGCGCTTGTCATGATCGGCGGCACGGTGGGGGTCGCGGCGTTGCTGACTATGGCGGGCGGCGGGGTGCTCGCCGTGCAGGGCTACTCCTCGCTGGGCAATATCGGTGCTCAGGCGTTCACTGGGTTCCTGTCGGCGTTCCTCAACGTGCGTGTAGTCGCGCCAGTCAATGCTGGCATCGCGTTGGCGGCCACCGTCGGCGCCGGCGCCACCGCGCAACTGGGCGCCATGCGGGTCTCCGAGGAGATCGACGCCGTCGAGTGCATGGCGGTGCACTCGATGTCGTACTTGGTGTCAACCCGGCTGCTCGCGGGCCTGGTCGCGATCGTTCCGCTGTATTCGCTGTCGGTGCTCGCGGCGTTCTTCGCGGCCCGCTTCACCACGGTGTTTGTCAGCGGGCAGTCCGCGGGCCTGTACGACCACTACTTCAACACCTTCCTCGTCCCATCCGATCTGCTGTGGTCGTTCCTGCAGGCCATCGTGATGGCTATCGCGGTGATGCTGGTGCACACCTATTACGGCTACAACGCGAGCGGCGGGTCGGTCGGTGTCGGTGTCGCGGTCGGGCAGGCCGTGCGGACCTCGCTGGTGGTCGTGGTGCTCATAACCCTGGTCATCTCGCTCGCTGTCTACGGCGCGTCCGGCAACTTCAACCTCTCGGGCTAG
- a CDS encoding cobalamin biosynthesis protein, whose product MFAGFSTRTRRTRIVGAVAGYLVDVVLGDPKRRHPVAVFGRAAANLEQMTYRDTRVAGAVHVSLLVGAVGLLGAVLQLLAGRRGSVAAIATATWISLGGTSLARTGLQMSELLERDDVEAARRLLPSLCGRDPAKLDRPGLTRAALESVAENTSDAQVVPLLWAATGGVPAVLGYRAINTLDSMIGYRSPRYHRFGWAAARLDDLANYIGARVTAALVVICAPIIGGSPGGALRAWRRDANRHPSPNAGVVEAAFAGALDVRLGGPTRYQHELQIRPSLGDGRQPTVADLRRAVALSRVVQTGAAVLAGMLVYRWRP is encoded by the coding sequence GTGTTTGCGGGGTTCTCTACGCGGACTCGGCGGACCCGGATCGTCGGCGCGGTGGCCGGCTACCTGGTCGACGTCGTGTTGGGCGATCCCAAACGACGTCATCCCGTGGCGGTGTTCGGCCGAGCGGCAGCCAACTTGGAGCAGATGACGTACCGCGATACCAGGGTGGCCGGAGCGGTACACGTGAGCCTGCTCGTCGGGGCGGTGGGCCTACTGGGCGCGGTTTTGCAGCTGCTGGCCGGCAGGCGTGGGTCTGTCGCGGCCATCGCAACGGCCACCTGGATATCACTTGGCGGAACTTCACTGGCGCGCACCGGCCTACAGATGTCGGAACTGTTGGAGCGTGACGACGTCGAGGCGGCGCGACGGCTGCTGCCGTCGCTGTGCGGGCGCGATCCGGCCAAGCTCGACCGGCCGGGCCTGACGCGTGCCGCGCTGGAGTCGGTGGCCGAAAACACCTCCGACGCCCAGGTGGTGCCGCTGCTCTGGGCGGCGACGGGCGGCGTACCCGCGGTGCTGGGATATCGCGCCATCAACACCTTGGACTCGATGATCGGATACCGCTCGCCGCGTTATCACCGTTTCGGCTGGGCAGCGGCACGATTGGATGACCTGGCCAACTACATTGGCGCGCGGGTGACGGCGGCGCTGGTGGTGATCTGCGCACCGATCATCGGTGGCTCTCCGGGCGGTGCGTTACGGGCGTGGCGCCGCGACGCGAACCGGCATCCCAGCCCCAATGCCGGTGTCGTGGAGGCGGCCTTTGCCGGGGCACTCGACGTGCGGCTGGGCGGGCCGACCCGGTACCAGCATGAGTTGCAGATCCGGCCCAGTTTGGGCGACGGTCGCCAGCCCACGGTGGCCGATCTACGCCGCGCTGTAGCGCTATCGCGGGTGGTGCAGACGGGGGCCGCGGTATTGGCTGGGATGCTTGTCTACCGCTGGCGCCCATAG
- a CDS encoding HAD-IA family hydrolase, whose protein sequence is MTDTTASRTDRPQLVIFDLDGTLTDSARGIVSSFRHALDHIGAAVPEGDLTAHIVGPPMHDTLRGMELGEFAEEAIAAYRAHYSAHGWAMNNLFDGIEPLLADLHAARVRLAVATSKAEPTARRILNHFGIEQYFEVIAGASTDGTRSSKVDVLAHALTQLQPLPDRVLMVGDRSHDVDGAAAHGIDTVVVGWGYGRADFTDKTPFTVTHTATIDELREALGV, encoded by the coding sequence GTGACCGATACGACCGCGAGCCGGACCGACCGCCCCCAGCTGGTGATCTTCGATCTGGATGGCACGCTGACCGACTCGGCCCGCGGGATCGTGTCCAGCTTCCGCCATGCGCTCGACCACATCGGTGCCGCCGTACCCGAGGGTGATCTGACCGCCCATATCGTCGGACCGCCCATGCACGACACGCTGCGCGGCATGGAACTCGGCGAATTCGCCGAGGAGGCCATCGCGGCATACCGAGCTCACTACAGCGCCCACGGCTGGGCGATGAACAATTTGTTCGACGGGATCGAGCCACTACTGGCCGACCTGCACGCCGCCCGAGTCCGGCTGGCCGTCGCCACCTCCAAGGCAGAGCCGACCGCACGGCGCATCCTCAATCACTTCGGAATCGAGCAGTACTTCGAGGTCATCGCGGGCGCCAGCACCGACGGCACGCGCAGCAGCAAGGTCGACGTGCTGGCCCACGCACTCACGCAGCTGCAACCGCTACCCGATCGTGTGCTCATGGTCGGCGACCGCAGCCATGACGTCGACGGCGCGGCCGCGCACGGCATCGACACGGTGGTGGTCGGCTGGGGATACGGGCGGGCCGATTTCACCGACAAGACCCCCTTCACCGTCACGCATACCGCGACTATCGACGAGCTGCGCGAGGCGCTCGGTGTCTGA
- a CDS encoding low molecular weight protein-tyrosine-phosphatase, which translates to MHVTFVCSGNICRSPMAEKMFAQQLRRRGLSDAVVRVTSAGTGNWHVGDCADERAARVLRAHGYPTDHRAAQVGTEHLAADLLVALGRNHARLLRQLGVEAARIRILRSFDPRSGAYALDVEDPYYGDHDDFEAAFAVIDSALPGLHDWVDEQLARNGPG; encoded by the coding sequence CTGCACGTCACATTCGTCTGTTCGGGCAACATCTGCCGTTCGCCGATGGCCGAGAAGATGTTCGCCCAACAGCTCCGCCGGCGCGGCCTGAGCGACGCGGTGGTGCGGGTGACCAGTGCGGGCACCGGCAACTGGCATGTAGGCGATTGCGCCGACGAGCGGGCGGCACGGGTGTTGCGGGCCCACGGTTACCCTACCGACCACCGGGCCGCACAGGTCGGCACCGAACACCTGGCGGCAGACCTGTTGGTGGCGTTGGGCCGCAATCATGCTCGGCTGTTGCGGCAGCTGGGCGTCGAAGCCGCCCGGATACGGATACTGCGATCATTCGATCCTCGCTCGGGGGCCTATGCGCTCGACGTCGAGGATCCCTACTACGGCGATCACGATGACTTCGAGGCGGCCTTCGCCGTGATCGATTCCGCCCTCCCCGGCCTGCACGACTGGGTGGACGAACAACTCGCGCGGAACGGACCCGGCTGA
- a CDS encoding Nif3-like dinuclear metal center hexameric protein: MSVRLADIIEVLDKAYPPRLAQSWDSVGLVCGDPDDVVDSVTVAVDATPAVVDEVPGAGLLLAHHPLLLRGVDTVAASTPKGALVHRLIRSGRSLFTAHTNADSASPGVSDALAHALGLRVDAVLDPLPSVADLDKWVIYVPRENSEAVQEAVFNAGAGQIGDYSHCSWRVSGTGQFLAHGGASPAIGSVGTVERVAEDRVEVVAPTRARAAVLAAMRAAHPYEEPAFDIFALVPPPSGTGLGRIGTLPQPEPLRAFVSRVGAALPRTSCGVRAAGDPDTLVSRVAVCGGAGDSLLATAATADVQAYVTADLRHHPADEHCRASQVALIDVAHWASEFPWCGQAADVLRSRFGASLPVRVCTIRTDPWNLEYETGSDRT; the protein is encoded by the coding sequence ATGAGTGTGCGGCTGGCCGACATCATCGAGGTGCTGGACAAGGCGTATCCGCCGCGGCTTGCCCAGTCGTGGGATTCGGTGGGCCTGGTGTGTGGCGATCCTGACGATGTGGTGGACTCGGTGACGGTCGCGGTGGACGCGACGCCGGCGGTGGTGGACGAGGTTCCCGGGGCCGGCTTGCTACTGGCTCACCATCCGTTGTTGTTGCGTGGGGTCGATACGGTCGCGGCCAGCACGCCGAAGGGTGCGCTTGTGCACCGCTTGATCCGAAGTGGGCGTTCACTGTTCACCGCGCACACCAACGCCGATTCGGCATCGCCGGGTGTGTCCGACGCGCTGGCACACGCTCTTGGGCTGAGAGTTGACGCTGTTCTCGACCCGCTGCCAAGTGTGGCCGATCTGGACAAGTGGGTCATCTACGTGCCGCGCGAGAACTCAGAAGCTGTGCAAGAAGCAGTCTTTAATGCCGGTGCTGGACAGATTGGCGACTATTCGCACTGCAGTTGGAGGGTCTCGGGTACCGGACAGTTTCTGGCGCACGGCGGCGCGTCGCCCGCAATAGGAAGCGTTGGGACCGTTGAACGGGTGGCCGAGGACCGGGTCGAGGTCGTCGCGCCCACCCGAGCGCGCGCCGCCGTGTTGGCGGCGATGCGCGCCGCGCATCCTTACGAGGAGCCGGCATTCGACATCTTCGCGCTGGTGCCACCGCCGTCCGGCACCGGATTGGGCCGGATTGGCACACTGCCACAACCCGAGCCGCTGCGCGCCTTCGTCTCCCGCGTCGGGGCCGCATTGCCGCGGACGTCCTGCGGCGTGCGCGCGGCGGGGGATCCCGACACACTCGTGTCGCGGGTTGCGGTCTGCGGTGGTGCCGGGGACTCATTGCTCGCCACCGCGGCCACTGCGGACGTGCAAGCGTATGTCACGGCCGATCTGCGACACCATCCGGCCGACGAGCATTGCCGGGCTTCGCAAGTGGCCTTGATCGACGTCGCGCATTGGGCGAGCGAATTCCCGTGGTGCGGCCAAGCCGCTGACGTGCTGCGGTCACGCTTCGGCGCGTCGCTGCCGGTGCGTGTGTGCACCATCCGCACTGACCCGTGGAATCTTGAATACGAGACTGGGAGTGATCGGACATGA